From the Castor canadensis chromosome 9, mCasCan1.hap1v2, whole genome shotgun sequence genome, one window contains:
- the Ndufc1 gene encoding NADH dehydrogenase [ubiquinone] 1 subunit C1, mitochondrial isoform X1 encodes MPLPLTPERRAPREASGPRARVGNSLQGGKLLGKLPSLHRPLIPGHSVTPDRAGTATARWKFYVREPRHAHPNWLKVGLTLGTCAFLWGYLIKQHDEDVLEYKRRNGLE; translated from the exons atgcCTCTCCCCTTGACTCCAGAAAGGAGGGCGCCACGAGAGGCCAGCGGCCCGCGGGCTCGAGTGGGCAACAGTCTACAAGGAGGGAAGCTGCTTGGAAAACTCCCTTCCCTCCACCGTCCACTCATCCCGGGTCACTCAGTGACCCCGGATCGGGCGGGGACAG CCACAGCGCGGTGGAAGTTCTACGTGCGGGAGCCGCGGCACGCCCACCCCAACTGGCTGAAGGTCGGCCTGACCTTGGGCACCTGCGCCTTTCTGTGGGGCTAT CTCATCAAACAACATGATGAAGATGTTTTAgagtataaaagaagaaatggattGGAATAA
- the Ndufc1 gene encoding NADH dehydrogenase [ubiquinone] 1 subunit C1, mitochondrial isoform X2 — MAPSALLRPFSRLLVPARLPSGSTARWKFYVREPRHAHPNWLKVGLTLGTCAFLWGYLIKQHDEDVLEYKRRNGLE, encoded by the exons ATGGCGCCGTCCGCTCTGCTGCGCCCTTTTTCGCGGCTGCTGGTTCCGGCCCGACTCCCGAGCGGCT CCACAGCGCGGTGGAAGTTCTACGTGCGGGAGCCGCGGCACGCCCACCCCAACTGGCTGAAGGTCGGCCTGACCTTGGGCACCTGCGCCTTTCTGTGGGGCTAT CTCATCAAACAACATGATGAAGATGTTTTAgagtataaaagaagaaatggattGGAATAA